The following DNA comes from Planctomycetota bacterium.
CGAACAGGTCCTTGTCGGGTCCGGTCAGGCCGAGCGTGTAGGGCGAGACGACCAGCGGCTCGGTGCCGAGGTTGCGGACCGTGAGCGGTCGCTCTTCGGACGTGTTGGCGGCGGCGTCAATGAAGATGCGACGCCTGTCGACGCTCGCCTCGCCGCCGGCGGCGACGGGTCGGAGCAGCGTGATCCGCTGGGTGTTGGGGTCGACCATCGGGACCTCGCCCTCGCGATCGCCGAACTGCGCGACGTAGAGCACGCCGCCAGGACCTTCGGCGAGGTCGAGCGGATTGGAGAAGCCGTCGAAGCCCGGGATGTCGGTGACGCCCTGCCGGATGCCGCCGGTCTCGTCGACGTCGAGGACGATGAGGTCGTCGCTGCCGCTGAAGCGTGTGACGATGAGCTTGCCGTCGAGGTCGCCGTTGAACGAGCCGCTGCCCGACAGGCCGTACTCGACCGCGCCGTTGGGGCTTTCGTTGAGGCCGAAGTCGAAGGCGAAGCCCTGGTAGTCGTTCTGGGGTTGGGTGCCGACGGGGTAGTCGGGGACCTCGGCCGGGTCGACGCCGGCGGTCGGGTTGCCGCCGCTGAGGACGAAGTTGCCCTGGCTCGGATTGGGATGGCCGTAGTAGCCGCCCTCGATGACGTCGTAGAGGTAGTCGCCCTGCGTGTTGCTGACGCCGTTGATCGCGGGTGGGAAACCACCCGGTCCGGCGGGCGCGTTGCCACCGGCGGCCGAGCCGTTGGCGGGCGAGTAGAGCCGGCCGTTGCTGTGGAAGACCAGGTCGTACGCGTTGCGAATGCCCTCGGCGTAGACGCTGACGAGCGCGCCGGGTACGTCGGGGTCGTACGTCCCGCCGCCGTCGGGTGTGGTGACGTCGAGCGGTGTCGAGCGCTGCGACAGCGCTTTGACGTCTGCTGCGAGGACGGCCCCGGAGAGCGGCCGTTCGGGTCGGTTGCCCCAGGCTGGGTCGGGCGCGCCCATGGCCGAGTTGGACGCCTGGACGAAGTAGAGCAGGCCGTCGGGACCGAAGACCGGCTGGTTGGTCACGTGGTCGCGCGTCGACCGCGGGAGGCCTTCGACGAGCGTCTGGGCGTTCTGCAGATTGCTGCCGGAGAGGCGTGTGATCTTGCCGGTGAAGTCGTCGCCGAGGTCGGCCGGGATGTTGGTGCTGAGCGGGTTGAGCTGCGTGTGCGTGATGTACGCGACGAGGTTCGACGACGTCGCGTTGGGTGCGAAGGCCAGGCCCGTGGCGAGTCGCTGTTCGCCCTCGGAATCGTTGAGCGAATCGATAAGCGTTTCGTTGCTGAGCGTTCCGTCGGAGGCGATGTTGTAGCGGAAGATCTCACCCGTGACGGCCAGGCCGTAGAGGCGGTTGTCCGGCCCGACGGTGACGCCGGCCCAGGCGGTGCCGACGGTGTCGGGCAGGTCAACCTGTTCGAAGGCGACGTCGGCCAGCCCCGCGACGCCGGCATCGGTGCCGAGCGTGAAGCCGG
Coding sequences within:
- a CDS encoding Ig-like domain-containing protein, which translates into the protein MNRPQRLASAARFVVEQLEGRRLLAFTGVNFDLPLQLTFDGESNGVQDVDGQNTGFPIVQGNADGNEYDSSLIDLDTDAGLLLVTSAGDAIDGSNFGTDNSLVNGLQLPFDGSADWLVYTKVGLSGDTLDGFDTAFEQAGIMVGPTQDNYVKLVFGHDGTQNTVQFLAEQPDGSGGLTFALGNGGATSLPAGQTGVDLSTARFVDLWLAGDASTGEITAQYRVEGGVMVRLPQTFTAPQTDFFRVNGNRAGLIAVHKNNGDAITAAFDEFAVTNDTLPGTQPVVLEARPNDGEELVDRGAFVAVDLFLPNASVAGATLDGNVTLTRVSDGLVVPATLNTTGGGDSIVVTPDRALDADTEYRFDVTAGVTDLLGVAFQPFSSTFATGFTLGTDAGVAGLADVAFEQVDLPDTVGTAWAGVTVGPDNRLYGLAVTGEIFRYNIASDGTLSNETLIDSLNDSEGEQRLATGLAFAPNATSSNLVAYITHTQLNPLSTNIPADLGDDFTGKITRLSGSNLQNAQTLVEGLPRSTRDHVTNQPVFGPDGLLYFVQASNSAMGAPDPAWGNRPERPLSGAVLAADVKALSQRSTPLDVTTPDGGGTYDPDVPGALVSVYAEGIRNAYDLVFHSNGRLYSPANGSAAGGNAPAGPGGFPPAINGVSNTQGDYLYDVIEGGYYGHPNPSQGNFVLSGGNPTAGVDPAEVPDYPVGTQPQNDYQGFAFDFGLNESPNGAVEYGLSGSGSFNGDLDGKLIVTRFSGSDDLIVLDVDETGGIRQGVTDIPGFDGFSNPLDLAEGPGGVLYVAQFGDREGEVPMVDPNTQRITLLRPVAAGGEASVDRRRIFIDAAANTSEERPLTVRNLGTEPLVVSPYTLGLTGPDKDLF